The DNA region GTGGAATTATTGGGATGTTCGTTCTACTTCCGATTAATTACATGGGGAGTCAGCTTAGTGATGATTCAGAGTTTCAATACAAGTCTTTGGACTCCTTCAGTATTTCTAATGTTAACAATGGTTCAAACAGGTGGGTATTATAGACCTAGGTGGTTTTAACTCTTAGGTATTATTTATCTACGGTAAAGAACAATACATATATGGAAAATTGATATGTTGTAGCCTTGTAGGTACTCTTTTGACATCATATTTATTCAGAAAGTTTCATTTTCTTGAATCAAAGACCTGTTTTCATATGTGAGGATTTATGTGTATGAGTTGTTGTAATTTTCTTTATGGTGAATGAAACTGAAGAGTGAAGAAGCCTAGTCCTGCCTACATTTTTACCATCCAAGTATATTTAAGCAAGTATGCTCCAACTTGACATGCTTCTGACTTGCATGGCAAGGCCTCAGTGCTTACAAAGTAAGAAATTAGTTTTGGATTTTTACCCTCAAGATGACCATCAACACTGTAACTACTACATAGATTAATCTCAATCATTGTTTTATTGCCTGCCAACTTTGTGAGAGAAATTGTTCATTATGCAGAACTCCATGAActtctcctgatctttggaGTTTCATTACCATGTTTATGCGCAATAAAACATTTTAAACAAACTACAATTTCTGCACTTTCAGCACCTTTGTTCTCTATTCGTTTTTTCACCACTttgttttcttaatttatttttcctcagtggtgaaaagaaaaaaattgaagaaattaGCAGTTAGCTATTCACCTCTATAGACTAGAGCTAATAGCTGGAACAGAAAACTTATTGTTATTTGATTCAACTaaatgaaacaaaaattattGGACAAGCAGCATATCACAGGTGTTGGGGTCTTGGTAATCTCACAGTCATCACTAGTGGTTTCTATGTTTATTTTCAATTAAGTTGATTTTATCGTCTTATAACATTCTGCATCCTTGAGTGAGTGACTTCTATATATTCCTATAAAATTATTTGATTGAATGAGTATGGAGTGTTGGATATACTCCAGAGTTAATCTTGTTGTGGTTTAAATTTTTAATCCATAACATTATTGtcataaattcaaatcataaataatccatcattttgatgtataagaggagattgatgtataagcttatacaatacaatgtgagcaccaaacaatggataagcccataatgtattgtataagcttatactatcatgcctaatacggtgtaccaaacgagcccttagaGTAAGATTTCACTTTTCAAGTTATGTTGTAAAATCTTGGTTTTAGATACTTATTTTCTTCAACAAAATATGGAACTTTATTTGACACCTAGGACAAAATTTAATGTTTATTCAGTTTTATGATTATACATGTTTAAATGAAATATgtgtttctttttcctttatttttcaaaaatttgtTGCTTTCTACTTAGTTATTATTTATAAATGAAAATTCTGATACCTAGATTTTGCTTTCATCAAGGTTATGGATCCATTTTTCTGCTGCATATGTTTTTACTGGAGTTGTTTGCTATCTTCTTTACTACGTAAGTTTTTGCTTTGTAAATGCTCTCATATTTTTCCtcttattttgttaatttaatGATTGAATATCTTGTTTAATTTTATTGCCTTGTATATAGGAGTATGGGTACATTGCATCGAAAAGAATTGCTTGCTTTTATTCATCCGAGCCTCAACCTCATCAGTTCACGTTATTAGTCCGTGGTATTCCTGTTCCACCTGGAAGCACATGTAGTGATACTGTTGAGCGCTTTTTCCTGGAGTATCACCCTTCTACATATCTTTCACATTCAGTGGTCCGTCGAAGCAGTAAACTTCAGAATCTGATTGTAAGTGTTTCTCTGGAGCTCCAATTGATTCAATCTTTTCCACTGATAGTTGTTTAATTTTGCATTGTAAATTGTTTGCATGTACTGCCTCGCTTTTGTTATTACGGGGAGAGTATATCTTATAAATATCTGCATGTCATCTGTGGATCATTGATGAAATAGAAATTTTCTTACCATTAAAAAAGAATGCATTAAGAGAGAAGAAGTCCAGTGTTTGAGTATCAAACGATATGTGTCTTCAGAGTGTTGAACTTCTTAAATTTATACTTGTACCTAGATTCAATTCTTTCTTCTAATATTGCCTATGTCATGCTTTTTACTATTAAAGTTTATTCTTTGAAGACTGATGCAGATAAACTGTACAAAAAGCTTACCCATTTGAAACAAAAAAGTGATCCTCCAAAAAGGCAGAGGCGTGAAGGGTGTTTGGGACTTTATGGGCGTAAAGTTGATATTTTAGATCACTACGAAAGGCGACTGGGGGATATAGAAGATAATGTGAGAATGGAACAGTCCTCAGCGGCAGCAAAGGTAAGTAACTATTCATGTCTGGACATTATTAACCTTCAACGATCACGTGTTAATTGAATTATCATATTTCTTCGAAGGGTTTTTTAATATCTTCTCTGTCCAATAATGAACTGAACTAATCTGATTATCATTTTAACTAAACCATCAATTTAAACCCAAAGTGATTGTCATGGCATACTTAAATGAAATTGTTCTGTTGAGATTTGGTTTAATCTGGTATACCAATCTCGTCAATAATGGAAAAATGTGGTAGCAGGTAGCAAATATTTGCAGAACTGCATCTTCATATACTAGCTCTATTTTGAATGAGATTGGAGAAAGAAAATATGAATGGAAAAGCACTTGATCAGTTTGGCTTGCATATGGAGCAAATTGTTTCCAGAATTTCAAACCACTAACCATATACTGAACTGAAAACCAGTTTGGCTTGTTAGATAAATGAGCAAAACATGGCCATTTattcttaaaagttaaaaccaaATATGATCAGCAAAACAATTTCTCAGATTAGCTAGTGCAATCAGGATTGATTTTGTTTAGAACAGCACTGGTTTTCTTCTTTAAATTATATGTTGGTTACTAGATTTGGCTTTTGAAAAGTTATAGGCACGGATATTTTTCTTACAATAGGTATAACTTTAAAGTAGTTTGGTTCTTTTGAGAATGATATCTAATTCATCCATTTGTTCTATTAATCACATTCAACTTATAGGAAGTTCCTGCTGCCTTTGTCTCATTCAAGACACGATTTGGTGCTGCAACAGCTTTAAACATTCAAGAAAGTGTCAATCCTACGGAGTGGATTACTGAACAAGCTCCTGAGCCTCAAGATGTTTATTGGCCTTTCTTCAGTGTTTCATTCATTAAAAGATGGATCAGCAAGCTGGTGGTTTTTGTTGCATGTACTTCTCTTACAGTTCTATTTTTAATCCCAGTTGCAATTGTACAAGGTCTTACCCATCTTGATCAGTTGGAAACATGGTTTCCATTTTTGAAAGGCATACTAAGATTGTAAGTGGGAAATCTTACCTGAATTTAATCTTTGTCTATGATAACATGCATCGAAGTCATATCATGATATTACAATTACTTTTGCATGCAGACTTCCCTTCTCTACTTCATTGATATATGCAATATGTCATTTGACTTAGTCCTATAAAGCCTGTATAGGTTGTATTTCTTAGATTCCAAAGTCTTATCTAATTATAAAGTTCTAAAAAATGTTGATTAAATTTGTGATTATTGCTGATGCCATGTTGATAAGTACCAGCCTCCTGTAAGGGAGGTTTATGTGAGAAGAAATAAGAAGCACGGATTGGGAGCTAATGTTCCTTCACTTTTGGGTTAGTTAGTGCAACTGTATAGGGGAATAAATTGTACATGGTCTGTTAAGGCAGTTAGTGAAGTCAGTTGCTAACTACCTTAGGATATAAATAAGGGTAGTTAGTTGTAGTTGGTCAGGCAATTCAGAGACTGGACTCTTGAATTTCCAGAGGGGGATTCTTGTAATCTTGTGATTCCTAGGGTTCTTCGGTTGAAGGATCTCAGGGAAGAGTTGGTGGAATAATACGATTCTTTTCTTCTTGAATAAACTCCTCACATGTCAAACtttgtcttttattttttaactataAGAAGTTATCATCAAATGTATTTGCTGCCTAATATGTTTACTGAATTATTTATTCCCATTCACAGCTGCTTACCCGGAGAATTGgtttgtttatctttttttaGTACTTCTCCTATATAGAAATCCTTAATAACATAGCTAATATACTTATCATAGTATGTATACACAAATCTGAATACATGGTTTCCAGGATTACAAGATTTTCTATTCTTAAACATTTGACAACTTGAGTTAGTGATTGCAGAATTGTAGTTTTTTGTTTTATCATTAGCACCGACTCTTTTGGTCTTTCCTTATCATGGATTTCCAGCTGAAGTAGACTTGCCTGATATTTGTTTGCAGGTCAGTTGTGAGCCAGGTTATAACAGGATACCTTCCCAGTTTGATTCTTCAGTTGTTTCTGTCCTTTGTTCCACCTATTATGATCATGCTTTCATCCTTGCAAGGATACATTTCATGGAGTCAGATACAAAAAAGTGCATGTACTAAAGTATTATGGTTTACCATATGGAACATTTTCTTTGCAAATGTTCTATCAGGGTCAGCTCTTTATAGAGTGAACGTCTTTCTTGACCCCAAAGAGATACCCAGAATACTGGCTGAAGCTGTTCCATCACAGGTCAGAATAATTACTATTTGTCATCTCAAGAGGCAATTGTATAAACTATAAACTTTGTCAAAGTTCTCCAATATTTTGTTAAAGGAGATTGAGTTATCAGTGGTTTTCATTTGGTTAAATATGTTTAGTTCATGTAAAATAGTGTGTAATCTGAATTGGCCCCCGCAATTTTTTTGCATAGGTTTTGGTCCCTTTACAAAGAAGTTTGTTCAAAAAAGGTCCATGTGATGTCATAATGTTGACAGGACCCATTTTTGCGTAGTTACCAACCCACGTTGTAATCCTAGTCAGATGAAGGGCTATCCACATGGACTTTTTCTTCAGTTTTGTTCCCTTACAAATTTTTTCATCAATTTCAGTACCTTCTTTTAGAGTTTGAAAAACCCTAACAGCCAAATAGCACTTGAACAGGGGCAGTTAGGTAATTTAGTGAATAAAACACTGAATCTAATATTAAATAGAAACTCAAGAAGGAAATCCTTATTTACAAAGGGAAAACCTTTCATGAACAATTCCTACCTCTAACCTAATGAGATAGCTAAGTAGACTCTTAAAATAAAAGATGAACTCCTAAAATAAGTTTTatcttctttcctttctttcGTTTGTgtaagtgtgtgtgtgtgtgggggggggggggggggggttcttGGGCGTGACAGATTAATCATTTTTAGCctcttaaccaatgtgggactttaTCATTTACACTTGGATTTTCAAAATAATGTAGTTGTTATTGAATTATAATATCTTTAACAAATGAACAGCAGGCAGCACCTGGTTTCTTGCAATTTTGAGCCCCTTTGGCtccctttttcttttattgtttattttagAGGATGCACTACCTCCTATTTTAATCTGTACTGTTTTCTCTAatataacttattttatttgttaaaaTCATTGTCAGTTCTTCAACTTGCTACTAATTTACAATGTCTTTAGTTGCAAGAAACAACATCTTTTATGAGGTTTATTAGACATTATTCCACAAATTTGAGGGCatgaattttaatattttatgtatTTGGTACAGGCATCGTTCTTTATAgcatatgttgtgacatctggaTGGACTGCTATAGCATCAGAACTCTTTCGATTGACTCAACTTATTTACAATTTTGTAAGTAGAATTTTTTGTAGAAACGGTGATGACAATTTTGAGCCCCCATCTCTTCCTTATCACAGTGAAATCCCTCGGATTCGTCTCTTTGGTCTTCTCGGTGTAACATACTTCATCCTTGCTCCACTGATACTTCCGTTTCTCTTGATCTACTTTTGTTTGGGATACATCATTTTCCGTAACCAGGTTAGCaaatctatttttcctttccagTACATGCCTTTGTATTCATTTTTTGTTGTATGATATGCATTTGTATAATTTATTTCTGAAACAAGTGGATGGCATATCACATGTTTATCCAAAGTGCATGCTTTGAATACCCACTTAGATGAGAAAAAGGATAATGATAGTTAATGTGTTTgtcataatttttattttgctgCAAAAACTCACCAACAGCTgctgcttttttttttacttttgagAGGAGGATGGGAAAAGCTTAAATACAATATTAtgaacttctttttttttttttggccttCTGGCTCCTCTTTGATTGTTCTTTCTGGGCCACTGTCCAATATTCTGTTCAATATAAAACAATATAGGATCACTTGATTATATATatgattaatttacttttttgttctgttatatatatatataatgtaaaCCTGAGATAAGATATTATTCTATATTAAAATTTCTGTTTCCAAAATTTATCTTGTGCTATCATTATTTTGTGGCTATGTTGGCATCTGATGTTTATATTTTCAtccatataatttaatttaaattttagatcTTTCTGACATGGACTTTAAATTCATAAACATTTAGGGATGAAACTTGAAAGCAGCACTTCATGGTGTATTGAATAAATTGTTGATATTATTTCTTTCTCTgtttcataccttcaaattcTAATGATATGTTAAATATCTTTTGGTGATAGCTGTTGAAAGTTTATGTTCCAAGGTATGAGACTGGAGGACAGTTTTGGCCTACAGTGCATCACTCCACCATATTTTCATTGATACTGATGCATGTAATTGCCATTGGACTTTTTGGTTTAAAGAAGCTTCCTCTAGCATCATTGTTGACTCTTCCTCTTCCAATTCTCACACTCCTATTCAACGAGTACTGCCAGAAACGGTTTCTCCCTATATTCAAGGACTATCCTGCTGAGGTACATTAATGGTTTGATAATTAAGAGACTCTTGTtacttcttattttgttttccaaTTGATTCATCACCCTTTGTTGTGTTTCCCCTTTTGTATCCTTATGAATAATCTTCTCTTATGCAGTGTTTGATTAAGAAGGACAGAGCTGACCAAAATGATCATAATATGTCTGAGTTTTATGATAAGATGGCTGATGCATACAATGATCCAGCTCTGAATCCAATCAAATATTCCGAGAGGCCTGATAGTCACACCTCTCCACTACTTGCATAGTTCTGAAGTTTAGTTCATAACTAAATATATGGCAGCTTGTAAATTGATGCTGGTTGCAACTGTATATACGGCAGCTTGCCTTCAATTCAACTTCTTttcaagttttatttaattttctttggtGTAGCTTGTGTGCCGTTTTCTTGTATATTGTTAGGATTGAGAATTTATGCTTGTAACGAGAATGGGAATGTGGGAACTTTTTGTTGTAAAATTATCAGAATAAGCAAGTGCCTGGGCCTTCTCTCTTGGCAACGGGAGTGTAAACTCGTTCTGGAAACTGCTGCAGTTCCTCCTAATAGATGTCTTTCCAACTTCCAAGGGTTTCAACTCGTGTCTTCAGTCTTATGGGGATTTAGCTTGCGTAACACCATAAGGTGAAAACAGAGACAATAACTGATCGAATTTGTAATAAATGTTTTCACAAAAGGATAGCCAAATTTTACACTACAATGCACCAAGCAAATTCATCTCTGCAGGGGAATGCTGCTTGCATAATATCAGtttaaatattctttttttgcagagaaaaaatatatttgaagCAGAATAAGTGCTCTTGCATAAGATATTTTTGCCATagtataaaaaatatagaattgGTCAAACACTACATGGGTTTTGTACTTTAGGGCCAACTTTGCTATGGATCTAAGCTCTAGTGAAATAGAGACAGGTGATTCTAAGTAACTTCCACATGGCAGAAGAATATTGCACAATGATATTTTCTATTTGGACCCAGTCAATTACTATATCTGAGATTTttcttaatattattattataaagaTGAATAAAAACTCTTAATTATTAATCATTCATTGCTAAGGAGATAAAGCATATTCTGTTATGCTAGAAATTGATTCTAGTTATGATAATAGAAAAAGGAATCAGCACACAATGGAGAAATTGTCTGCAGCATGTAACTTGTAAGTTCCAACTGAAAATTTATAGGAGCAGGTATTATCTTACTCATAATATGTCATGCACACTTTTGCCAGATTGAGACCTGTGATTTAAAAAACAGCataatcatttttttataaaaaaatttgtgTGGTGGTAGTTAATTTCAAAGAGATGACGATAGAAACTAAATTAATTGCATAAAGGCAAATTTTGTCAGTATATGAAGGACTTTGTCTCTTTTCTTTATATGGTGGTCCCAAGTGCATTCGTTAATTATATGCACCTAACCATTtgcttattattattattgaaattTATGCTTCAGTTGGGTTTCTCCTTAAGACCTTAACCATGGTTCTCAAATATGGTCCATGTACTGTGATATTATCTTGGAAGATGCTCTATGACTATGAGTATGATTGAGTTCAattccaaaatgtttgttgtttaaaccatttattttaaaataattttttttttgaaagaattttaaaataattttttaatcggAATTCAagatattttattctattttttcatttacaccattatttaataattatttcaGATTAATCAGTAAACTTTTTCTCATCTATATGGGtggaattgtggaagaaaagtGTTAGTTATACTTTTGTCTAACATTTTTTGTTACTTAGTTAAAATTCATGTACGTTCTATATTTTTAGTGGATCACATTTAAATTTTAttcgatgtaacaaaaaaaagtgaatcacatttgaattttattcaattaatgagaatatttaaGAGTGTTAAAAATAACATTGCTAGCATTTTTTATAGACGAGATTTTACCTAACCAAGTATGAACTAATAAAAATTTAAGGCGTAAATCTTACCTATTACTTGTAATCGATTTTTTTTTCAGTTCCAATCTTGTCGTTAGGAAAGCATGCTATTGTGTAGTTTTATTTAACTAGATGGACTTAATGGAAAAGGAAGTGGATAGACTTAATGGAATTGATCAAAACATGACTCAATATTTCAAACCTGATCCCGTGAAAAACTTCTTTAATTTGAAACTATTTGTATTGACAAGGTTTGAATCTAGTTCTAGTAAAATTGAGACAATTGATCTCTTGGAAAGCTTCCACGTGGAAGGGGCTGAGCTGCTGAATGACATCTTACCTTGAATTATGTCAGCATGTCTTCCTCACGTACGCATGCCTAGTCAAGTTTATAGGGTTTAGTTTTGATATGCAGGGCCGTGTAGGGCCTTAGGCAAAATAGGCAATTGCCTAAGgcccccaatttttttttttggtatgtaTATAGGTTATATTATTGTGACTTAAAAAAGTAGTGAAACAGTAAAAAATTAAGTAATATTAATTGTAACATGAATAATGCAATGTAAGAACTTAAGTGCAATGTGAGAAGCGCAATTTTGATAGTTATTAATAGTATTGTTTTGTATtagtaaatttatattttctagaaaaaaaataaatattaaataaaatatatattgtttatacatttaaaaaactcaaaacaatAAATTGTGTTACTCATaacaattagttttttttttacaagaggaaaattttATAACAATTAGTTTGCTTTGCACTCATTGTTTCTTctctaaaaaaattcatttttctacGTTGTAGTGAATTATCAAAGGAGATATTTGTTATTAAAATGTTGCAAAATCCCTCATTGATTCATTCATTGTCAGTATGTGAAGGACTATGTCCCCTTTAAAAGTGGTTTAATTTTAAAGGACATAAAGGCAAGATTTGTCAGTATGTGAAGGACTATGTCCCCTTCTTTGGTAGTTGATTGAAGTAGACTCCTCAAGATACAATACGCCCTGCATTCTTTTTTCCATGTTTGTTTTTTCCTCTGACTTCGACATAGGTTGCTTCTACGAAATTTCATATTCTACAACAGTCaggataaataaatttaatcaaTTTGGATAATTTTTAGGAAgagatgtttttatcttccaaaaAAGGTTTGTAAAATATTTTATCCATcaataacattttaaaaaatgttaataTAATAAGATTTATGTTGGTACATAAGTGATTTTAactattaatataatattagaATGTTGAACGGTTAAGATTAAACTGTTAAAATGACTAAACAACCATCGCCACCGCACACGACCATTGCCATCCTTAGTTGCGTATCCTGTCAGGGATGTAGCTTATATTCAGGGGGTTCAAGTGAATTGtacttattttcttatataattttttttaacccctggaaatttaaattatactagtagaccAAGTTTTACACCTATTTGCACAAAAAATCCACATATTTACACAattatgacttgtataatttctgatgtataaacatatataaagttgtttttaactttatttttaccgatgtgttcatttgaaaaactTGAACAGCTGACcccgggtcctggatccgccacttgTCGGGAGTCCACCTTGATATGTTCTTCCCCACCACACCTGCCCTCAATCTCCAATTTTTTCTCAGACCTCTCAATGTAGATGATCGTCGCCAATATCTCAATGTAGGTTTGGGatactctgttttttttttccacggTTCGAGGCTATGAGCAATTTCTCTAATATTCATCTAAAAGTGGAGGGGTTATATACTTTTATTTTAGAGTGTACTGAATCATGAGATAATTGAGAGTGAAGTATAAACATCTTTCTATGGTTGTTATCTGTATAGACAATTGTCGTGGTTTTTCTATGGTTTTAGAGTTTTCCAACACCAAAAATAGTAGGTGAATTTGTAGttcttaagttaatttgtttatGTTATGTAATGCACAATTAGAAAATTAGGGTTTTTAGTTCAATTTGCAACTCCGAGAgataattttaatttcttaaatgtCAGGAACCTCGTCCTTCATGTTCCACATATATTGAACTTCCAAATCTTCCTCTACGTTTAAATTGTATGTTTTCTATTGGTCTATATCATTTAAGGTACCACACCTTGATCTGACTTAAGGTACTATAGCAAGCACCAAAATACTATACTACACATTATTGTGCTATTcttgtttgaaaaagaaaaacaatattAACTTATTAAGTGTATAAAGGTTGCTGTAAGCCTGAAACAATGAGGTTTGCGTTTTATTTGCGTTTGATGTACCATATGGCTTATGGGCATAAATCACCACAAAAAAAGGGCATTAATCAACAATATTTTACACGAAAATTAATGATTCTTAAGTTAGTCCAGAAATATCACCATCCAAGGTCGATGCATGGCGAAAATCCCATAAAAAAATTTCTCATTAAAATAATATTCCATGTTAACAATAACTTATTGATCAATCAAAGCTTGATGACGACATTACAAAAGTTTGTAATGAAAATGACATTCTATCAAATTTTCACAATAGGTTGCTCTTGGCATGATGTTCATAGTGGGGCATTGGAGGAATCGCATTTCTTGACCCTCATCATGAATGACGATCACAAATCATTTGTTACCTTTTTGTGTTTTTATGAGCCTTGTTTTGGGGTGAAAGAGACTCCT from Lotus japonicus ecotype B-129 chromosome 2, LjGifu_v1.2 includes:
- the LOC130739399 gene encoding CSC1-like protein HYP1 — protein: MILSALLTSVAINLGLCLLFFTLYSILRKQPGNITVYVPRLVAEGKVKEGGQFNLERLLPTAGWVRKAWEPSEEDFLSNSGLDAFVFMRIFIFSLKVFTFGGIIGMFVLLPINYMGSQLSDDSEFQYKSLDSFSISNVNNGSNRLWIHFSAAYVFTGVVCYLLYYEYGYIASKRIACFYSSEPQPHQFTLLVRGIPVPPGSTCSDTVERFFLEYHPSTYLSHSVVRRSSKLQNLITDADKLYKKLTHLKQKSDPPKRQRREGCLGLYGRKVDILDHYERRLGDIEDNVRMEQSSAAAKEVPAAFVSFKTRFGAATALNIQESVNPTEWITEQAPEPQDVYWPFFSVSFIKRWISKLVVFVACTSLTVLFLIPVAIVQGLTHLDQLETWFPFLKGILRLSVVSQVITGYLPSLILQLFLSFVPPIMIMLSSLQGYISWSQIQKSACTKVLWFTIWNIFFANVLSGSALYRVNVFLDPKEIPRILAEAVPSQASFFIAYVVTSGWTAIASELFRLTQLIYNFVSRIFCRNGDDNFEPPSLPYHSEIPRIRLFGLLGVTYFILAPLILPFLLIYFCLGYIIFRNQLLKVYVPRYETGGQFWPTVHHSTIFSLILMHVIAIGLFGLKKLPLASLLTLPLPILTLLFNEYCQKRFLPIFKDYPAECLIKKDRADQNDHNMSEFYDKMADAYNDPALNPIKYSERPDSHTSPLLA